In a genomic window of Agarivorans albus:
- a CDS encoding VOC family protein, whose protein sequence is MKVHYLEIVTLDVESVCKAYALAQSINFSEPDEMLGGGRTSTLADGSIIGVRAPLRETETPVVRPYWLVGDIDDAVSTVKAQGAEIAVPPLDIPGKGKFAIYILGSIEHGFWQL, encoded by the coding sequence ATGAAAGTACATTACCTTGAGATCGTAACTTTAGATGTTGAATCTGTGTGTAAAGCTTACGCGCTGGCTCAAAGCATCAATTTTAGTGAGCCTGATGAAATGCTTGGTGGTGGAAGAACTAGTACCTTAGCAGACGGCAGTATTATTGGGGTTCGTGCCCCTTTACGTGAAACTGAAACTCCGGTGGTGCGCCCTTATTGGCTGGTTGGTGATATTGATGACGCCGTTTCTACTGTTAAAGCCCAAGGGGCTGAGATAGCAGTGCCGCCATTAGATATTCCCGGGAAAGGAAAGTTTGCAATTTATATACTTGGCTCAATTGAACACGGTTTTTGGCAACTATAA
- a CDS encoding ABC transporter permease → MLWDLAKKRLYQLILVAWGVGTLTFVLMRSLPGDMAYRIAASRYGQDNVDSAAAELVRQELNLDQGWLSSYVSWLLDLLQLNLGNSLVSGLPVSEMVLHQLGHSLLLAGVGIALSILIALPLGTLTAKEVLKKKGGVINSLVVWFSTFTRAMPVFVLGLILILLFAIEWQWFPVAGYGTWQHLVLPSVTLAISLAAVSNRVVHNSVGRVLRSPFYLFSRVKGLTENQTFFRHGVRNMAVPVVAFIGIQLVSVIEGIVMIESLFSWPGVGHGLAHAIFARDIPVIQGCALTMGVLFVLLNSLIDVLCYWIDPRGQLEK, encoded by the coding sequence ATGTTGTGGGATCTAGCTAAAAAGCGCTTATACCAACTTATTTTGGTTGCTTGGGGAGTGGGTACGCTGACTTTTGTATTGATGCGTAGCCTACCAGGAGATATGGCTTATAGAATTGCGGCCAGTCGCTACGGGCAGGATAACGTTGATTCAGCAGCGGCAGAACTTGTTCGCCAAGAATTAAACTTAGACCAAGGTTGGTTGAGTAGCTACGTTAGTTGGTTGTTAGACCTACTGCAGCTTAACTTAGGTAATTCACTGGTAAGTGGATTACCGGTTAGTGAAATGGTTTTACATCAACTAGGCCATTCATTGCTGCTAGCAGGGGTTGGCATTGCCTTATCGATATTGATTGCGCTGCCTTTAGGTACCTTAACGGCTAAAGAAGTATTGAAGAAAAAAGGCGGCGTGATTAATTCGCTGGTGGTGTGGTTTTCTACCTTCACCCGGGCAATGCCAGTATTTGTATTGGGTTTGATACTAATTTTGCTGTTCGCCATTGAGTGGCAATGGTTCCCGGTAGCAGGTTACGGTACTTGGCAACACCTTGTTTTGCCAAGTGTAACCTTAGCGATTAGTTTAGCAGCGGTATCAAATCGGGTGGTTCACAATAGCGTAGGCCGGGTGCTTCGCTCACCCTTTTATCTATTCTCCCGAGTAAAAGGCTTAACCGAGAATCAAACCTTTTTTCGCCATGGTGTGAGAAATATGGCGGTGCCCGTTGTTGCTTTTATTGGTATTCAACTGGTGAGCGTGATTGAGGGGATAGTGATGATTGAGTCTCTCTTCTCTTGGCCTGGTGTTGGCCACGGCCTTGCGCACGCAATTTTTGCCCGCGATATTCCGGTTATTCAAGGCTGTGCCCTTACCATGGGGGTGTTGTTTGTATTGCTAAATAGCCTGATAGATGTGTTGTGTTACTGGATTGATCCAAGAGGTCAGCTAGAGAAATGA
- a CDS encoding nucleotidyltransferase family protein, producing MNSGCWDINIIELIKQDPVRVAAINLVFELSLPQCYLAAGFVRNLVWDYLHQKSVPTTLNDVDVIYFDANEADLDTHLSYENALRRKLPSLNWQVRNQAVMHHRNGDLPYQSAIDAMRYWPEKETAVAIRKTSLSSYECVSAFGFESLFNLELTFNSKRSLEVFEHRVNSKNWLAQWPLLKISP from the coding sequence GTGAATAGCGGGTGCTGGGACATCAATATTATCGAACTGATAAAACAAGATCCTGTTAGGGTTGCGGCGATAAACCTAGTGTTTGAGTTGAGCTTGCCTCAATGCTACTTGGCGGCTGGGTTTGTCCGAAACTTAGTGTGGGATTATCTCCATCAAAAGTCTGTTCCAACGACACTTAACGACGTTGATGTCATCTACTTTGACGCCAATGAGGCCGACTTAGATACCCATTTGAGCTATGAAAATGCTCTTCGTCGCAAACTACCTTCGCTCAATTGGCAGGTTCGCAATCAAGCCGTGATGCACCATCGCAACGGGGATTTACCCTATCAAAGCGCTATAGATGCAATGCGCTATTGGCCGGAGAAAGAGACCGCAGTAGCTATTCGCAAAACAAGCCTCTCAAGCTATGAGTGTGTTTCTGCATTTGGTTTCGAATCGTTATTTAATCTAGAACTTACATTTAACTCCAAACGTTCACTTGAAGTTTTTGAACATCGTGTAAACTCAAAAAATTGGTTGGCACAGTGGCCGCTGTTAAAAATTTCGCCATAA
- a CDS encoding ABC transporter permease, protein MMKQLNLNQKLGLIILLGLLTFSLLVACLSPHSIDEQNLAQRLLLPSANNWLGTDHFGRDMMTRLASAIGLSFSLGVLCVVSASVLGVTLGVCSAWAGGRVEQALDVVVNILLALPGLVLVLLLSALAPGSFLVMYLAISLVQWVEYYRVTRAITRTIVDSPERQVSAMMGFGKWYQFKRHIWPAVASSVFTMAAFGAANAILMMASLGFIAVGIQPPLAELGLMSVELFPFYIEAPWVLAQPLLVVALLVLGFHLLAGASRESLNSAD, encoded by the coding sequence ATGATGAAGCAATTAAATTTAAATCAAAAGCTTGGCTTAATTATTCTGCTTGGGCTGCTGACGTTTTCGCTATTAGTGGCTTGCTTGTCTCCACATAGTATTGATGAGCAAAACTTAGCACAGCGTTTATTACTGCCAAGTGCCAACAATTGGCTGGGTACCGATCATTTTGGTCGAGATATGATGACCCGTTTAGCCAGTGCTATCGGCTTGTCATTTAGCTTAGGCGTGCTTTGTGTTGTTAGTGCCTCTGTATTAGGTGTAACGCTTGGCGTTTGTTCTGCTTGGGCGGGAGGCAGAGTTGAGCAAGCTCTAGATGTGGTGGTGAATATACTACTCGCGCTACCTGGTTTGGTGTTGGTGTTATTACTTTCAGCACTGGCGCCGGGTTCATTTTTAGTGATGTACCTCGCTATCTCATTGGTGCAGTGGGTTGAGTATTATCGCGTAACCCGCGCAATTACGCGAACCATTGTCGATAGCCCCGAGCGGCAGGTTTCCGCCATGATGGGCTTTGGTAAATGGTATCAGTTTAAGCGTCACATTTGGCCAGCCGTCGCTTCGTCGGTATTTACCATGGCAGCCTTTGGCGCTGCGAATGCCATTTTAATGATGGCATCGCTGGGCTTTATTGCGGTAGGTATTCAACCACCATTGGCCGAACTGGGCTTAATGAGTGTGGAGCTATTTCCGTTTTATATTGAAGCACCCTGGGTACTCGCTCAACCCTTACTCGTGGTTGCTCTATTGGTGTTAGGTTTTCATTTATTAGCAGGAGCGAGCCGTGAATCTCTTAATTCAGCTGACTGA
- a CDS encoding ABC transporter ATP-binding protein: protein MNLLIQLTDLSINAKELELLQPLSLQLYQDKPLTILGQTGSGKSLLAQAIVGLLPSELSQQGKVEVFGKVHERKSLTSLWGKQVIMLPQEPWRALDPLMPAIQQVSEVYECLHNLDEETAFNRAIEDLDRVGLKSSALKRPGQLSGGMAQRLAVSAATAGGAKLVLADEPTKGLDVSRRDDIIQLLINSAKGGGLLTITHDIEVARQIGGEIIVMKEGEVVERGSAEQVLENPQHAYTQLLIAADPRHWQQREKSQIAKTPVLETKCLVIGRNGTALSKNIDFTIHTGEVVGVVGDSGCGKSTLGDTLLGLLKPVDGQVNKLKNDAKPYQWLKLYQDPPAAITSSVSLGVLLEDLLKLHKVERERVPDLMNKLNLAPELLARRSTEVSGGELQRFAILRALLLDPVFLFADEPTSRLDPVIAKEVTDLLVDLAKQQGCALLLVSHDPYMIEKRCDTVVRL, encoded by the coding sequence GTGAATCTCTTAATTCAGCTGACTGATCTTTCGATTAACGCCAAAGAGCTTGAGTTGCTTCAACCCTTATCGCTTCAGTTATACCAAGACAAACCTTTAACTATTCTTGGCCAAACTGGCTCGGGTAAAAGCTTGTTGGCTCAAGCCATTGTGGGTTTGTTACCTAGCGAATTATCGCAACAAGGTAAAGTAGAAGTATTTGGTAAAGTTCATGAGCGAAAGTCACTCACCAGCCTTTGGGGCAAGCAGGTAATAATGTTACCTCAGGAGCCTTGGCGCGCACTTGACCCGTTAATGCCGGCTATTCAGCAAGTGTCTGAAGTTTACGAGTGTTTGCACAATCTCGACGAAGAAACTGCATTTAATCGCGCAATAGAGGACTTAGACCGAGTCGGCTTGAAAAGTAGCGCCTTAAAACGCCCTGGGCAACTATCCGGTGGCATGGCGCAGCGTTTAGCGGTATCTGCGGCAACAGCTGGTGGAGCAAAGTTGGTGCTAGCCGATGAGCCAACAAAAGGGCTTGATGTAAGCCGCAGAGACGACATCATTCAATTGCTAATCAACAGTGCCAAGGGTGGTGGTTTGCTAACCATTACTCATGACATAGAAGTTGCACGCCAGATTGGCGGTGAGATTATTGTGATGAAAGAAGGGGAAGTGGTTGAACGGGGTAGTGCTGAGCAAGTATTGGAAAATCCTCAACACGCTTATACCCAATTGCTGATTGCCGCGGATCCACGCCACTGGCAACAGCGTGAGAAAAGCCAAATTGCTAAAACCCCAGTACTCGAAACTAAGTGTTTAGTGATAGGTCGCAATGGTACAGCGCTGTCGAAGAACATCGATTTCACCATTCACACTGGCGAAGTGGTGGGGGTGGTAGGTGATAGTGGTTGTGGCAAAAGCACTTTAGGCGATACTTTACTGGGTTTACTTAAGCCGGTTGATGGCCAGGTGAACAAGTTAAAGAACGACGCTAAACCTTACCAATGGTTGAAGCTTTACCAAGACCCTCCTGCGGCAATTACCTCTAGTGTTTCACTTGGAGTATTGTTGGAAGACTTGCTCAAGCTGCACAAGGTAGAGCGCGAGCGTGTGCCGGATTTAATGAACAAACTTAACTTGGCACCAGAGCTTCTCGCGCGAAGAAGCACCGAGGTGTCAGGGGGAGAATTGCAGCGTTTTGCAATTTTGCGTGCTTTGTTACTGGATCCGGTATTTTTGTTTGCCGATGAACCCACCTCTCGCTTAGATCCGGTAATTGCAAAAGAGGTGACCGACCTACTAGTGGATTTGGCGAAACAACAAGGTTGTGCGCTGTTATTAGTAAGCCACGATCCCTACATGATTGAGAAGCGCTGCGATACCGTAGTGCGCTTGTAA